The DNA sequence ACAATATCCAGAATCGACAACTCTGCAGGATCGTGAATCAACTCATAGCCCCCCTTGGGACCACTCCGCGATTTCACAATCCCCGCTGCCGCCAAATCCTGCAGAACCCGCGTCAGATAACGCCGGGGGACCTTCGTCTTTTCCGCCAGATAATCGGCCGAAGCAGGCTTACCAGGCTGCCCCGCCAGGCAGGCCGCCGCCCGTAAAGCGTATTCATGAGTCTTTGAAAGCATCTGTTTTCCTAAAAAATACGAAAAGCTCCAATTATACACCTTGACGTGTAGAATTCCTTATTCTATACATCTAGGTATAGTATATCTGTTTCCGCTTGGGTATCAAGCCGCTCTTCAGGAGAACCATAAATGTTAAGTGACAAAACCATCGCCATCGTCAAGGAAATCACACCAGTTGTCGCCGCCAACGCGGAAACCGTCACACGGGTCTTCTACCAGAAGATGTTTGCAGGAAACCCCGAAGTCAAAGCCTTTTTCAACCAGGCCCACCAGCATTCCGGTGGTCAACAGAAAGCCCTCGCCGGTGCCATCTGTGCCTATTTCACCCATATTGACAACCTCGCCGCCCTCACCCCTGCCGTCGAACTGATTGCTCAGAAACACTGCTCGCTGGGTATCCAGGCCGAACAGTATCCCATCGTCGGCAAACACCTGCTGGCTGCCATCAAAGAAGTTATGGGAGACGCTGCCACCGACGAAATCCTGGCAGCGGTCGGCGAAGCTTATCAGCTGCTCGCAGACGTCTGTATCGAACGTGAACGTCAGATCTACGAAGAGCAACGCACTGCTGCCGGCGGCTGGAACGGCTATCGATCCTTTGTCGTCGATCGCAAAGAGCCCGAAAGCGATGTCATTACCTCCTTCTATCTGAAACCCGCTGATGACGAACCGCTGCCAGCCTGGCTCCCGGGTCAATATATCACCGTCAAAATCGATCACCCGACGACTCCCACTTCTCCCCGCAATTACAGTCTCTCCAACCAGCCGGGACAGGATTCGTTTCGCATCAGCGTCAAACGCGAACCCGGTCTCACCGCGGACGCTCCCGACGGTCTGATCTCCACTTACCTGCACGATCAGGTCCAGGTGGGTGATACTCTGCAGATCGGTCCCCCCTGTGGTGAGTTTACCCTCGATCCCGCAGAACCCCGCCAGACACCGACCGTCATGCTGGCCGGCGGCGTCGGCGTGACCCCCCTGCTCTCGATGGCGCAGTCGCTGATCGCGGCTCAGCCCGAAGCCCCGCTCTATTTCCTGCAGGCAGCCCGTAACAGCCAGACCCACGCGTTTGCTGCAGAGATTCAGGAACTCCGCAATCAGGGTGCCAACGTCCGCACGCTCACGCTCTACGATCAGCCACTGGCAGACGATCTGGAAAATCAGAACTGCGACGAAACGGGAATCCTCAGTGAAAACATCCTGCGTGAATGGACTCCCTTCACCGCAGCCAACTTCTACTTCTGTGGCCCGAAACCATTTATGCAGAACGTTTATGCCAGCCTGAAAGCCTTGAATGTCCCTGCAGATCGAATTCATTTCGAATTTTTCGGTCCCCGACAGGACATCGAATCGGCCCCACTCGCAGACGAACCGGAAGTCACTGTCTCGCACTGATTCACATTCTCTGATCTGTTTGGTAATGAAATTAATTATCTCGCTCATCCCCCGGGATGTCAGATGACGATACTGGTTTATGTGGTACTCTGCTCTAATGGATTTCCAGAGTACCACTCAGCGCTAACGCTACGGCTTCGACGACCAGGGCTAACATATTTCCCGTAGTGTTGGAATGCGTCCGTGTCTTCCTTCGACGGACGCATTTTTTTTGCGCCCTGCTTCAAATCTGCCTCAGGTGACCACACTTTTGCCCCCTGGTTCTCGATCCTCCAGTGCACAAACTGGACTTGATCCCCACTTCCTGATCCATAAAGTGTTGCAATTGTGCTTCGCGCGCGAGGCGGACGATGCGTGCACTGGAACACCGACCACAAGTTACTCAGAAGCACCTGAATCGCCGTCGATTTTTCCATCTTTTCACCGGAACATTCAGAACCGGTTCGAGCTGTCTCGTAGATTTTCAAATCATTTCGGAGCACTTTCAGAGCATTTGAAATGCAACTCACCGAAAACTCAGGCAAACTCACCCGCAGCCCACAGCACAATTTTCGCTTGACACCCCCGCGCCCCTGACGAAGATCACCCTCGTCGAACAACAGATGCAGCAAGTGATTCATGATGATCCACACATCATTGTTGAGAGAGTAATCCACTGGTGAAACCGCCCTTGAATACAGGAGAGAGAACGCCCCGACTTCGCTTACCAGAAGACCGGGCTCAATGTCATTCTAGGGATTGTCATCGAGCCGTATAGAAGAATCGATGAGATGTAATGCACGGGAGGAGCCAATCTGAGCACCGTGAAAACTCAGCGCTATCAAAGTCTGAATCGGGGCCCGATATTGACGCTGACCACTGACGCGCTTATCCTCAGGATAGACGCGTCTGACCGCTACATCTCTTTCTGGTCAACATCATCTCACTCGACTCGCAATGCCCGCAAGCATCCCGGTACAGTGATTAAGAGAGCAGGTGTCACCATGAATTTACACGTGTTCCTGCTTGTAATCGCCACCCTCTGCCTGCCTGTCCGCATCGCATCCGCACAACTGATCCAGGTCCAACTCAACCTTGATGAACCAAAAATCATCAATGACACAACCCTGATCATCAGCGGTAAGACCAATCTTCCCCCGGGAACAGAAGTCACGATTCAAGCTGATCCGACCGCCAGGCCTGACTTAATGCCCTCCATTAAAGGCGGGCGACATTTGCAGCGTTTAGGTGGAATAACCGCGGATTGGGTGCCTGCGGGAAAAGCAACAGTGACACCACAGAGTACTTTTACAGTCACCCTCAAGGACCCTCACAAATTTAAGACTGGAAAATATCAGGTTGCAGCACAGGTCTGGGTATATAGCTATTCGATGTTTGGAAAGTTATCTGCTCAACCAAAAGACTTCTACGAGATTGCGGGCTCGGCAGGAGCAAATCTGCAGGGGCCGTTGGTAGATCGGCAACTGGCGCTGTTTATGGGACATGTTGCCGTGACGACATCGAGAGAATTCGAATTCCGTCCCGGTGAGGCAGATCAAGTTGCCAGTAAAGAAAAAAAGAAGCTGCAACGCTATGCCAAGGCAATCGAAGACGCTTACAAACTACATTTGCAACTGCTGCAACAGGGCGTCTATGCCCAATGGACGAACAAAAACAACCTGCAGGCGAACCGGCTGGTCGTCAACTATGGATTCCGTCTCAAAAATACCCACAAATCAATTCGCCCGATTGAGACACAAGAGGCTTTCTTTCTGTTTTCGGAAACGGTGCAGGCCCTCGAACAGGTGCATTACTGGTCCCTCTATGTAGTCAATCCTGAACCAGAAAGGTACACCGAGGCTGAGACCGAATACACCAGAGCCAAAGCCAGACTGGACGACTATATCGCCGGAATCAAGTAACACTCCTGTGAATCCTCCTCACTCCCCTTCCAGCCACCGCTGTACTATCTGCGGCACATGCTCCACCGCCGTCCCCCTGATCCAGTCAAAACCGACAGGCTCCTGCTCCAGATCCGGGCTCACGATCAGTTTTTCCGCCCCTGCACGCGACAGTTCAACCAGACCAGCCGCCGGATACACCGACAGCGAAGTCCCCACCACCAGCACTTTCCCCGCGCTGCGGATCTCTGCGACCGCCACGTCCGTGTTGTGAATCATTTCTCCAAACCAGACAATGTGTGGCCGCAACTGGGAACCCGCTTCGCAGAGATCGCCCAGCTGAATTTCCTTCCCGCCGATTTCATAAATCAGCTCCGGATCAGCCGTACTGCGGGCTTTCACCAGTTCGCCATGCACGTGAATCACATTCGAGGAACCCCCGCGCTCATGCAGGTCATCCACATTCTGAGTAATCACCACCACGTCATACCGGCGTTCCAGTTCCGCCAGCGCCTGATGTGCCGCATTCGGTTCAGCCGCCACCGCCTGCGTGCGACGCGCATTATAAAAATCCAGCACCAGTTGCGGATCCCGTTCCCACGCCTCGGGCGAAGCCACCTCGGTAATCTCGTACTGTTCCCACAGTCCGCCCATATCCCGGAACGTCGGTAATCCGCTCTCGGCACTGATTCCGGCTCCCGTCAACACCACAACTTTATTCGCATCGATGGGATCAGACATCTCTGTTCTCTCTCTGACTTTCACGGGGCTCATTTTTTTCACCTGCACAATGAGTCTCTGACACGCCTGCATCAGAAAAAGTTCAGTGTGTCAAGTGAACCCACCTCAGTCAGTCGGTGCCGAAATCTGCTCCACATGCACTTCCATATTCAAGATCTCCACTGGATCTCCAAACTGCGTGTAGACGGCGACATCCGCGGCATCTCTCCCGTAGGCAATCGCCACGCGTCCCCCGGCCAGCGTCTGCTGTGTCGGATCAAACGTGTACCAGCGACCGCCGACATACGCCTCAAACCAGGCATGCAGATCCATCGGCCGGAGTGGTTCCAGGTAACCCACCACCATCCGCGCGGGAATCGAAAGCGCCCGGCAGCAGGCGATGCCCAGGTGCGCCATATCGCGACAGACGGCCTGCGACTTCTGATTCACCTCAGTCGCACTGATGATTTCCTGCCCCTCACCCGGCGTATAGGCCAGGGAGTTCTGAATGTACTCCACGATTTTTGCGCACTGGTTGTAACCCGGATTGATCCCTTCCACCAGCGATGCTGCCATCTGCGAGAAACGATCCGATTCACAATACCGGCTGGGCAGCAGGAACGGCAGCGTCGGGTCCGGCAGCTGTTCCACTGGTACAAACGGCGCCCCGGGTGCGACATCAGAGCTGTCGGCCACTTCGATATCAAAGGCGGTCTGAATCGAAAAGAAACCCGCTGGCGCCACCAGCCGCTGACACAGATTACCGAACAGATCGGTAAACTCAACCGCCTCGGTGCTGGGGTTCAACATATATTGCTCGCGAGCCACCCACTGTTGACTGCCACTCCGCGGACGCAGCATCAGAATAAAGGGAGTCGCGACGGGAATTTCAAAGTCCAGTTTACAGGAAGCGTGCAGCCACATGTCATTCGTTTTCCGTTAGAGACCAGGAATTGCCCGGGTAGTGTTTATTTAATTATATGGAATGAGTCCAGGGGGATACTGTTACTCTCGATTGCCGGACTGCATCTACAGAATAATCCAAATTAGCCGCAGGGCCTTAGCTCCGGTTGAAACGACTTTGCTATGGACCGTTCGAAATAAGAAGCACTACCTGTCATAAAGATGTGCGAGCCTGCCTCTGACCTTAACACTCGAAGCCCCACGCGACAATCGCCTCGCAGCGCTTCTCGTCATCTTCATGGAGGAAAATCAGGCATCCTGCTCCCCACCGTCGGCGTCATAGGCTTCCCGCTCGAACGGATTATCGCGATAGAACCGACGGCCAGTCAGCCACATATACACCGACGACAGAAAGTAAGCGGGCAGCATGAACGGCCCCCAGCGCTCGTACTGCCTGACATGCACGGCTTCATGCTTCCGCGAAATATCCAGCGACGCATCCGTCTGCCCCAGGATCGTATGCCCCAGCGTCAACGCCAGCGTAAGCTGACCGTGCGGCAGCCGCTGAATCAGCCATTTAACGCCGCCATCATAGAACTCGATCGCCGGCCTCCGCACACGCGCCCGTCCACCAAAGCAGAGCCCCACCCCGCCAATCATCAGCCCCAACAACGTATTCGGCAGTGCCCACAGCACCCTCAGCAGAAAGAAAAAACGATCCATCAGTTGTTCACTCATTTATTACTGCAACGCTCATACATAAAGTACCTTACGCACGGATCGCATCTACAGCCGTCGCGTCACGTTTCGCTGGTCCCAGTTTCACCTTCGCACCAAAGGCGTCCAGCAGCGTATTATACACGTCCAGCCCCTCCTGGCCCACGTCCATGATCTGTCCGGTCTTGAACCGGCCATTGGCACCGGTGATGCAATGGAACACGCCCGACAGTTCACGTTTCACATCGTTGTGCCGCCCGTCGCCGGATTCGGTCGAGATCGTGATCAGCGAGTTCTCCAGAATCGTCCGCCCATTCGCCTCCCGGGCGTCGCCACTGTTGAGCGCCTGCAGGAAATAGGAAACCTCCCGCATCTTCAAATGCGCGTGAGCCCGCAGAGCCTCGTTCTTTTTCTTTTCGTTGAACTTATGCCACCACTCGTGGCTGCAACCTTTGTCACCGCTGGCCCTCAACTGGCTCGGATCATCGAACGTCCAGCGTTTCTCGCCGTTATACTCGTAATCGCCGGTCAGACGAATCCGCTCGCCCGCCGCCAGGAATGTCAGCGAACCGAAGCGGACCCGATCCATCTGAATTGCCAGGGCATAAATGTCCGCCAGCAGTCGCCATTCGCTGGTAAGCTCTTCCACCGTGATATCAATCCCCTGCCCTCCCGGATCAGCCGGACCGCCGTGCGGAATCTTCGAACGGGGCGGCGGCTCTGGTGCGTTCCGATTCTTGTGCTGCATCGCAAACGCCCGCCGCTCGTATTCGCGAATCCGGTCCAGGTGATCGGCCACCCTCGCTTTCGATGCTGAACCGAGGGGCGAATTCTGGCCCGTATAGAACCGGTAATCCTCCACGACCGTATCCAGTACGCTCCGGCGCAACCGTCGCTGCGCTGCATCGTTTCCCGAACCTCCGGCAGAGACCGTCCCGAACACCCGCTCAAACAGATCGCGGGGCTTTTCCTGAATCGTCGCGGCCACCGTGCCGTCCAGATTATAACTGTGCACATAGCGGCCCACGCGGCTGCGGCGGAAGAATGTCCCCCCAATCAGCGTTGGCACCATCCCGCTCGGCAGCCCTTTCGGATAATGCGTCTGACGAATCACCTGGTCAATCGACGGGCCGCCCGCTTTGGCTTCCCCATCGGGCGGTTCAGCCGTAAAGGCGCCGGAAGCACCGTCGTAATGCGCGTTGATCCCCTTTTCATCGCAGCGCACCTGGTCCACATTCCGCATGATCAGCAGCTTGTCCTGCAGTGGTTTGAGCGGCTCCAGCACATCGTCGAAGCCTTCGGTCTGCAGCGGAGCGGGAATCCCCAGACCAAAAAAGACATTAAACGCCCGCACCGGAACCTGTGGCTGCGCCGCAGCGGCCAGGCTGGACGGAATCATCTCCTCCAGCAGCGGTAAGCCGATCGCAGCCGACCCCAGTCCCTTCAGCAACATCCGACGATTGAGCAGCACATGACTCATAGAAACGTCTCCCGCCTGTGGTTGATAATATTGATATGATAAACGGCTGAGATCAGGACACCAGTATTTTCTAAACAAGAAGCTCCACCAGCTTAGTCACTCTGCCCCTCGGTACGCACCTTCTGCACCAGATCGCTCATCACAATCGCGGTGAGCAGACTCGGATAAGTACCGCCCCCCTGCTGGGACGCTTCATGAATTTTTTGTACCGTCGACGCATCCGCGGGCCCCAAAGGGCGTCCCAGCGAAAACTGCGTCAGCTTCCAGGTGATCGTCTCACGCACCCGCTCGCTTTCGGCCAGCAGATCCATCAACTCCGCGGGCGTGCTGAATGCCACCGGTTTCGCCGTCCCCGGAACCAGGATTTCACCATCGCTCCGCAGTCGGTTCTTATATTCATCGATCTCGTGAAACGCGCCGATGCCATCATACTTCTCCAGCCCGAATGCCAGCGGTTCGAACCGGGTATGACAGCCCGCACACGCCTCGTTGGCCATCCGCTTTTCGGC is a window from the Gimesia benthica genome containing:
- a CDS encoding RrF2 family transcriptional regulator, with amino-acid sequence MLSKTHEYALRAAACLAGQPGKPASADYLAEKTKVPRRYLTRVLQDLAAAGIVKSRSGPKGGYELIHDPAELSILDIVNAIAPMERINSCPLGLKSHTSLCPLHAELDRVYAEAEAAFGRVTIGQLLESTTTIVPLCES
- the hmpA gene encoding NO-inducible flavohemoprotein; this translates as MLSDKTIAIVKEITPVVAANAETVTRVFYQKMFAGNPEVKAFFNQAHQHSGGQQKALAGAICAYFTHIDNLAALTPAVELIAQKHCSLGIQAEQYPIVGKHLLAAIKEVMGDAATDEILAAVGEAYQLLADVCIERERQIYEEQRTAAGGWNGYRSFVVDRKEPESDVITSFYLKPADDEPLPAWLPGQYITVKIDHPTTPTSPRNYSLSNQPGQDSFRISVKREPGLTADAPDGLISTYLHDQVQVGDTLQIGPPCGEFTLDPAEPRQTPTVMLAGGVGVTPLLSMAQSLIAAQPEAPLYFLQAARNSQTHAFAAEIQELRNQGANVRTLTLYDQPLADDLENQNCDETGILSENILREWTPFTAANFYFCGPKPFMQNVYASLKALNVPADRIHFEFFGPRQDIESAPLADEPEVTVSH
- a CDS encoding SIR2 family NAD-dependent protein deacylase, with the translated sequence MSDPIDANKVVVLTGAGISAESGLPTFRDMGGLWEQYEITEVASPEAWERDPQLVLDFYNARRTQAVAAEPNAAHQALAELERRYDVVVITQNVDDLHERGGSSNVIHVHGELVKARSTADPELIYEIGGKEIQLGDLCEAGSQLRPHIVWFGEMIHNTDVAVAEIRSAGKVLVVGTSLSVYPAAGLVELSRAGAEKLIVSPDLEQEPVGFDWIRGTAVEHVPQIVQRWLEGE
- a CDS encoding transglutaminase domain-containing protein, producing MWLHASCKLDFEIPVATPFILMLRPRSGSQQWVAREQYMLNPSTEAVEFTDLFGNLCQRLVAPAGFFSIQTAFDIEVADSSDVAPGAPFVPVEQLPDPTLPFLLPSRYCESDRFSQMAASLVEGINPGYNQCAKIVEYIQNSLAYTPGEGQEIISATEVNQKSQAVCRDMAHLGIACCRALSIPARMVVGYLEPLRPMDLHAWFEAYVGGRWYTFDPTQQTLAGGRVAIAYGRDAADVAVYTQFGDPVEILNMEVHVEQISAPTD
- a CDS encoding DUF1552 domain-containing protein, with the protein product MSHVLLNRRMLLKGLGSAAIGLPLLEEMIPSSLAAAAQPQVPVRAFNVFFGLGIPAPLQTEGFDDVLEPLKPLQDKLLIMRNVDQVRCDEKGINAHYDGASGAFTAEPPDGEAKAGGPSIDQVIRQTHYPKGLPSGMVPTLIGGTFFRRSRVGRYVHSYNLDGTVAATIQEKPRDLFERVFGTVSAGGSGNDAAQRRLRRSVLDTVVEDYRFYTGQNSPLGSASKARVADHLDRIREYERRAFAMQHKNRNAPEPPPRSKIPHGGPADPGGQGIDITVEELTSEWRLLADIYALAIQMDRVRFGSLTFLAAGERIRLTGDYEYNGEKRWTFDDPSQLRASGDKGCSHEWWHKFNEKKKNEALRAHAHLKMREVSYFLQALNSGDAREANGRTILENSLITISTESGDGRHNDVKRELSGVFHCITGANGRFKTGQIMDVGQEGLDVYNTLLDAFGAKVKLGPAKRDATAVDAIRA